A genomic stretch from Coffea arabica cultivar ET-39 chromosome 10c, Coffea Arabica ET-39 HiFi, whole genome shotgun sequence includes:
- the LOC113712805 gene encoding 1,4-alpha-glucan-branching enzyme isoform X2: MPTACWNLLSQTALGALMPSSLSKDASKVSTSSRCGISKCQTRLIIGSFRAAGFPSPKSCVKHERVQPTSAISDILTNDNSTMSTADVETENIGLFGMDSALESYKDHFRYRIMRYVEQKKLIETYEGSLEEFAQGYLKFGFNREKGYILYQEWAPAAQEAEVIGDFNGWDGSNHRMEKNQFGVWSIKIPDCNGNPAIPHKSRVKFRFKHGNGDWIDRIPAWIKYATVDPGKFAAPYDGVYWDPPPSERYQFKYPRPPNPKSTRIYEAHVGMSSSEPRINSYQEFADDVLPRIQANGYNTVQLMAVMEHSYYASFGYHVTNFFAASSRSGTPEDLKYLIDKAHSLGLRVLMDVVHSHTSNNITDGLNGFDVGQSSQDSYFHTGERGYHKLWDSRLFNYANWEVLRFLLSNLRWWIEEFNFDGFRFDGVTSMLYHHHGINTTFTGNYNEYFSEATDVDAVVYMMLANHLIHKILPDATVVAEDVSGMPGLCRPVSDGGIGFDYRLAMAIPDKWIDYLKNKKDEDWSMKEITCSLTNRRYTEKCIAYAESHDQAIVGDKTVAFFLMDKEMYSNMSCLTEAPPEVERGIALHKFGHPEWIDFPREGNGWSYEKCRRQWDLVDTDHLRYKFMNAFDKAMNLLDEEFSFLASSKQIVSSINEEDKVIVFERGDLVFVFNFHPENMYDGYKVGCDLPGKYRVALDSDAWEFGGHGRVGHDVDHFTTPEGVPGVPETNFNNRPNSFKVLSPPRTALVYYMVEETLEENNHNKSTTFSEAGTATLVEDEENIKKLASADKSGSFSESSTTGRLENEEREFASSENRGVVSSEAEGPN; this comes from the exons atgccaACTGCTTGTTGGAATTTGCTGTCGCAAACTGCTTTAGGGGCCTTAATGCCCTCTTCACTCAGTAAAGACGCATCAAAG GTGTCAACAAGTAGCAGGTGTGGCATCTCAAAATGCCAAACTAGGCTCATTATTGGATCTTTCCGAGCTGCAGGGTTCCCTTCACCAAAGAGCTGTGTTAAACACGAAAGG GTGCAACCTACTTCAGCTATCTCAGATATTTTGACAAATGACAACTCAACCATGTCAACAGCTGATGTAGAAACTGAGAATATTGGCCTCTTTGGCATGGATTCAGCATTGGAGTCATATAAGGATCACTTTAGATACAGAATAATGAGATATGTTGAGCAGAAAAAGCTCATTGAAACTTATGAAGGGAGCCTCGAGGAATTTGCGCAAG GGTATCTAAAATTTGGATTTAATAGAGAGAAAGGTTATATACTTTACCAAGAATGGGCCCCTGCTGCACA GGAAGCAGAAGTAATTGGTGATTTCAATGGATGGGATGGTTCGAACCACAGGATGGaaaagaatcaatttggtgtaTGGAGTATCAAGATTCCTGATTGCAATGGGAACCCAGCCATTCCACACAAATCGAGAGTCAAGTTCAGATTCAAGCATGGCAATGGAGATTGGATTGATCGAATTCCAGCCTGGATAAAGTATGCTACTGTAGACCCGGGAAAATTTGCTGCACCTTATGATGGTGTTTACTGGGATCCGCCACCGTCAGAAAG GTATCAATTTAAATACCCTCGTCCTCCAAATCCCAAATCTACACGAATATATGAAGCACATGTTGGAATGAGCAGCTCGGAGCCGCGTATAAATTCATATCAAGAATTTGCAGATGATGTTTTGCCTCGAATTCAGGCAAATGGCTATAATACAGTACAGCTAATGGCCGTAATGGAGCATTCATACTATGCATCATTTGGCTATCATGTTACCAATTTCTTTGCTGCTAGTAGTAGATCTGGAACACCGGAGGACCTAAAGTATCTGATAGATAAAGCACACAGCTTAGGTTTGCGGGTATTAATGGATGTTGTTCATAGTCATACAAGTAACAATATCACTGATGGTCTTAATGGGTTTGATGTTGGGCAAAGCTCACAAGATTCATACTTCCATACTGGAGAGCGTGGGTATCATAAGTTGTGGGATAGCAGACTATTTAACTATGCCAACTGGGAAGTTCTTCGTTTCCTTCTGTCAAATCTTAGGTGGTGGATAGAGGAGTTCAATTTTGATGGATTTCGATTTGATGGAGTAACATCAATGTTATATCACCATCACGGGATTAACACGACATTCACAGGGAACTATAATGAGTACTTCAGTGAGGCCACAGATGTTGATGCTGTCGTATATATGATGTTGGCAAACCATTTGATTCACAAAATTCTGCCTGATGCTACTGTAGTAGCTGAAGATGTTTCTGGAATGCCGGGACTTTGTCGGCCTGTCTCTGACGGAGGAATTGGTTTTGACTACCGCTTAGCAATGGCAATCCCTGACAAATGGATTGATTACTTAAAGAACAAAAAAGACGAAGATTGGTCAATGAAGGAAATAACTTGCAGTTTAACTAACAGGAGATACACTGAAAAGTGCATAGCATATGCAGAGAGCCATGACCAG GCAATTGTTGGTGACAAGACAGTTGCCTTTTTCCTTATGGACAAGGAAATGTATTCCAACATGTCCTGTTTGACTGAAGCTCCTCCAGAAGTTGAGCGAGGAATTGCCCTTCACAAG TTTGGCCATCCCGAATGGATTGACTTTCCAAGAGAAGGCAATGGTTGGAGTTATGAGAAATGCAGACGCCAGTGGGACCTTGTGGATACAGATCACTTGAGATACAAG TTCATGAATGCTTTTGACAAAGCTATGAATTTGCTTGATGAGGAGTTCTCTTTCCTTgcttcatccaaacaaataGTGAGCAGCATAAATGAAGAAGACAAG GTCATTGTATTCGAACGTGGAGATCTGGTATTTGTCTTTAACTTCCATCCAGAGAATATGTACGATGG GTACAAAGTCGGGTGTGACTTGCCTGGAAAATACAGAGTTGCTCTGGATAGTGATGCTTGGGAATTTGGTGGGCACGGAAGG GTGGGGCATGATGTGGACCACTTTACAACCCCTGAAGGCGTACCTGGAGTCCCTGAAACAAATTTCAATAATCGCCCAAACTCCTTCAAAGTACTCTCCCCACCTCGGACAGCCTTG GTTTATTATATGGTTGAAGAAACATTAGAAGAGAACAATCACAATAAGTCAACCACCTTCAGTGAGGCCGGTACAGCAACTCTGGTGGAGGATGAGGAGAATATCAAAAAACTCGCTTCTGCTGACAAGTCAGGCAGTTTCAGTGAGAGCAGTACGACTGGTAGGTTGGAGAATGAAGAGCGAGAATTTGCCTCTTCTGAAAACAGAGGAGTTGTTTCCAGTGAGGCGGAAGGTCCGAACTAA